In Granulicella mallensis MP5ACTX8, the sequence GAGCTTGCAGCAGTTGAGTGGGGATGTGGGTGCACGTGAACTGTTGCGGACTGCGCGAGTGGTGGCGAATGAAAAGCTTGCGCTCGATATCGATACGGAAGAGGATCTAGCACGCGTACAAGATACGCTCTCGTAGCGTGGGTCCGGACTGGGGCAGATGTCTTGTTCAGCTTCGAGCTATGAGGTAACGAGCTACGAGGTGGTTTTGGCTGCGAAGTGCAAGATCGAACGGGTTTAGAGCAAATCTCCTGTTACTGGGAAGTTGAACCGGGCGTGCAGTGCCGTTTTTCTGGGGAAAAACGGCCATAAATGTCGTGGTTTCGCTATACACCTACAGGAGATTTGCTCTAGCGTCCCTGAGCGACCAGCTTCGACTGAACGATGTCGGCAAGGTGGCCTACCGTATGCATCGATTCAAGCTCAGCGGTCTGGAACTTGATGCCGAAGCGTGACTCGATGGCTACGATCAGGTTGATGTGGTTGAACGAGTCCCACTCGGGAACGTCCGCAGCCGTGAGGCCAGGGCTTAGTTCGATGGAATCGTCATCAAAGAGATCGTGAAAGATCGTGGTGAGCCGCTCGTAAATATCGTGCTGTTGCATCAGCACATTATATCGGCGGCTCCTGTTAGAAGTGGCGCAGCTTGGGGCCTGGGGTCTCGCGTATTTCGGTCGCGGCCGAGGCCTCTGGACGGCTGGGAAGTGGCTTTTCGATGCTCTTCTCGATTGAACGGCTGACCAGGTCGCGCGAGCCGAGTCCGATTGCCAGCGAGAGCGTCAGGACGATGCCGCCGAAGAGAATCCCAAAGGCCAGTTCAACGACCGTACCGCCGATGTGCAGGTGATCGAGCGCCATGGCTGCGGTAAGCACCAGCACGAGCCACTTCACTCCGAACGAAAGAAAGCGCGCATATTGCAGTTGCGCATTGACGGCACCGATGAGCACGGAACGCGCGAGAAACCGTGCCAGCAGGTTGCCGGTGAAGAGGATCAGGATGGCGCCGAGGAGGTGTGTCAGGTAGGGAAGAACAAAGAGCGAGACCTGATCGTCGGCAGAGTAGGACGCGTCGAAGGCAGAGATCCCGACGGCGACGCCAGCAAGGATGCAGAGCCAGAAGACCACACGCGCAACCAGAAGTGTGGGCGAGTTAGAGGGCGCCCAATCAGAGAAGTTGACCGGCGAACTGATCTTCTCGCTGGCGGCGATGCGTTCGTCGAAGCGTGTCGCGGTAAGCAGTCGCCGTACGAGTGACGCAAGTAGGAAGCCTATGGCTGTCAGCACGAACACAGCGAGCAGAAAGGCCAGCAAGCCGGGAAGAAAGCGGACGAGCACGACCACTACGCGATGGGTGGACTGAAGAAGGGCGAATTTGATTTGCTGACCCATGATGATTGGCTCCTGAGTTCGTTGGTGCCGGGATGCTGTGATTCCGAGGGTATCGGCCGATTGCTAAGGATTGAAACGGTCCGGCCAGCGCCAGCGGGCAACGACGTAAGGTTTTTCGGCGGCGAATGCAGCGGCCGTCTCTTCGACGTGAAGAGCGGAGCGCGTTGCATCGCCGGCTGCGCGGCGAAGATGCGAGGTGACCCATGCCAGGTAGAGCGGTGTCAGCGCGCCGAGCAGATGGCCGCGATTGATCGTCCGCAGGTGATAGGCGAGGACAAAGTCATAGACGACTCGCGCCCACAGGTCTGGCGGCATCAGGAAGCTCTCCGCCGGGGCGAGTGAAAGCTTCTTCAGCGCCAGCAAAGACTGCGGCGGAAGCACCAGCGACCAGATCTCCTGCAGGTTCAGGTAGGCGCTGCGGAAGCTCTCAGCCATGGCGCGAACTTCGGCAAGCTCTTCGGTTTCTGCCCCTAGGGGGAGGGGTTCGGCGGTCGGAATGGCAGAGATGGAAGCCCGGCTGCGTTGCCAGAAGGGAGCCTTGGCTTCGATGTCGGTAAAGAGCGAACCTGCGACCTCGGCAAGCAGCGAGTTCAGATCGGCATCGCCAGGGTGCGGCATCGTCCTCTCACCCGCTTCGACCTCACGAACAACGAATGCTGCGACGGAAGCTTCCGCCACCGGCCAGAGAAGCGGCGTGCTCTGAGCGGCGCTTCCCAATCTGCGGGCGGCTGCGGCGAGACGTTCCGCCATACGCGAAGAGAAGGCTACGTCGAGGGGCAGGGGCAGATGCGTGCCCGCTCCGAAGAGCGCGTGGGTCAGGGGATAGAGCAGCGCGGAACTCACGAGGGCATCGTGCGGACCTGTCTGGTAGCGCGGCAACGCCAGGTCGACCCGCTGGCTCAGGACGGAGGCGACCAGGGCATGCAGGCCGCCGGTCGAGAGCGAAAGGGTCTCCGCACCCAACACCAGGATCGTCGATGCTCCGTGTTTTTGTGCGAGATCGGCCGCGCCGAGATAATCGCTCGCCGTAAGTGCCCATCCTGCATGCGGAAGCGATGAGGGATATTCGACCAGTTGAATTGTTTCGCTGGCCGGGATGTTCTCCGGCAGAACATCGGGCGAAGCGAGCAGAACGGATTGCCCGGGAAGTGCGGCGGCGATGCGTTCGTGCATCGTCTGCAGCGCTTCGGGACTCAGTGACGGAAGGCAGATGAGCACGGAGGCAGCGCTGCGTGCCGCTGTAGCTGTTCCCAGCGGGCGTTCATTCGAGATGTCGGCGATGGGCAATGAGGACATGAGGGTTCACTAGACAGTGCAACAGTAGACGGTTAAGCAGTATCACGGGCGAGTGCCAACAGGCCACTCAGGGGAATATGCAGCCAATCGGGACGGTTATTCAATTCGTACAGCAACTCATAGAGCGATTTCTCCAGCAGCAGGGCCCGAAGCATCGTATCTGCCTGGGACGACTTGGGAAGCAGTGACTCTCCCTGCGTACCAGCGGCGTGTATTGCATCGCGATAGGCCTGAAGAAACTTTGTGGACACGGCATTTTCCCAGAGTGATGCCCATCCCGCGAGAGTTACCGAGTGTTCCGGGCGGCGCTGGGTGTAGCGGTCAAGCGTAGAGCGTGAAGCATAGCTGAAGCTGCGTAACATTCCGGCAACATCCTTCAACGGAGATTGTTTCAGACGCCGCTCTTCCAGCGGCCGCGCAGGTTCTCCTTCAAAGTCGACGATGAGGAAGTCGGACTTTACATGCAGCAGTTGACCTAGATGATAGTCCCCATGGCTACGAATGCGTTGACCGAAGGCCTCGGGGGCAGCCGCAGCCAGGGACTGGGTGCGCTTCAAGAGTTCGCTGCGGTGGCTCAGGAGCAAGGCTGCACCGTCGACCAGGTCGTCGGGAATCGCTGCAAGGTTGCGCTTGAGAGCTCCGAGCGTGTGCTCGACCTGTTCGCGGATGCGTGCGGAATCGAGAGCGAGATCCTTGGCTGCGGTAATTTCCGCGGTAAAGGCGGCATCATCCGTTGGCGTTGCCAGGGCAAGATGCATCTGCGCGGTGCGAGTGCCGATCAGTGCCGCGGCCTCGAGCGAGAAGCCTGCGTGCTCCTGCGCATCCAGCGGGATCTCCGCTTCCACGAGAAAGCTTGCGGGTTTGCCGTACGACGCAGGTTGAGGAGAGTTGGCAACCGACTCATAGAAGCGTATCAACTCCTCTGAGAACCACGACCATCCGTCGCCTTCATTGGCCGCAAAGGCCTGCAGAAAGGCGAGGGTCGTTCCATCGGCCTCGTGATGAAGCTCGCCCAAATAGGCGGGGATGCGGTCGAAGTGCGCCACGTCGGTTAGAAAGCGGCTGATCTCGACGTCGGGATTTTCGCCGGGCTGCAGCCGCCGGAAGAGCTTGAGAATGGCCGTCTGACCGAACAGGAGACTGGTATTGGACTGCTCCGCGGAGCCGACACGAGACTCCGTCTGCGAGAGGCTTGCGGGATCGAAGGCGGGGGAGTGCGAGGCCACGAGCGTCGCATCGGCTTTCGGAGAGGTGATGAACATCTCCAGCAGCGCCTGTCGAAAGCCCTCGCTTGCCGTGGCGTCGTAGAGTACCGAACCGCTCGAAGCATCTCCTAGTGTTGCCAGGATCGCCTTTGGCGAGTTCTTGCGCAGCGTTTCTGCTGCATCGCCTGCAGCGATGGCGAGCGGAAGCTGATAGCGCTCGGTGCTTCCATTGTCATAGGTGACATCGATCAACGTAACGGCATATTCGCTGTTGGCGAGCGCCAGCGAAGAGCCGACAGTCGCAGAACGGATCTTGCGCGACTTGCTGCCGAACCAGCGTTGTTGCTCGAGATAGTTCGGCAGCAGTTGCTGGAGGAGTTCGTGCCCGCCGCCTTGCAGAAGAATTCCAATGGACAAGGTGGGCGATGCCTGCGTCTTGTTTGGCACGATGCCCGCCAGAGCTTCGTGCTCAGCGGGAGACTCAATGGTTGGCGCTTCCGGCTTAGGCGGAGCAGGCTGCAGTTCGAGCCAGAAGAAGCTGTACGGTGCAAGCGTCAGGGTGTAGGGCTGATCGGTAATCTCGGGGAAGGCGACGTAGCCCAGCATCTCCATGGGCTGACGACCGGCAAACTGGGCCAGGTCGAGCGCGACAGGCTGGGCAAAGCGCGAGAGGTTGGCGACGCAGAGCACCGTCTCCGACGCGCCGTCCTCATATTTGTGGTCGCGGATGTAGGCGAGAACCTTGCGGTTTGACGGGTGCAGGAACTCAAGCGAGCCGCGTCCGAAGACCTGGAACAGCTTGCGCAGCGCAATCATGTTGCGCGTCCAGTGCAGCAGCGAGGAGGGATCGCTGAGCTGAGCCTCCACATTGATCGCCTGGTAGCCCCAGATAGGGTCCATGATGACCGGGAAGTAGAGTCTCGCGGGTACGGCCTTGCTGAATCCGGCGTTGCGGTCGGAGTTCCACTGCATGGGCGTGCGCACGCCGTTGCGGTCGCCGAGATAGATGTTGTCGCCCATACCCAGTTCGTCGCCGTAGTACATGATCGGCGTTCCGGGAAAGCTCAGCAGCAGGGAGTTCATCAGTTCGATGCGGCGGCGGTTGTTGTCGAGCAGGGGAGCGAGACGGCGGCGGATGCCCACGTTAACGCGCATGCGCGGATCGGCCGAGTAGGCCATGTACATGTAGTCGCGTTCGTCGTCGGTCACCATTTCGAGCGTGAGCTCGTCGTGATTGCGCAGAAACAGTCCCCACTGGCAGTTGGCGGGGATGTCCGGTGTCTGCGCCATGATGTCGGTGATGGGCAGACGATCTTCCTGCCGCAGCGCCATGTACATGCGCGGCATCAGCGGAAAGTGGAAGGCCATGTGGCACTCGTCGCCGTCGCCAAAGTAGGGCCGCACATCTGCGGGCCACTGGTTGGCTTCGGCCAGCACCAGGCGGTTCTCGTAGCCCTCATCGATCGCCGCGCGGATGGCCTTGATTGCGGCGTGTGTCTCGGGCAGATTTTCGCAGTTGGTGCCATCGCGTTCCACCAGGTAGGGAATCGCATCCATGCGCATGGCGTCGACTCCCATGTCGAGCCAGAAGCGCATGGCTTTCAGCACCTCTTCCATCACGGCTGGATTGTCGAAGTTCAGGTCGGGCTGATGCGAGAAGAAGCGATGCCAGTAGTACTGCTGGGCCTCTTCGTCCCAGGTCCAGTTCGACTTCTCGGTGTCGGTGAAGATGATGCGGGCGTCCTTGTAGATCTGGTCGCTATCGCTCCACACGTAATAGTCGCGTTCGGGGCTGCCCTTGGGGGCGTGGCGTGCGCGCTGGAACCAGGGATGCTGGTCGCTGGTGTGGTTGATGACCAGCTCGATCATTACCTGCATGTTGCGCGCGTGCGCCGCGTCGAGAAACTGCTGAAAGTCCGCTATCGTCCCGTAAGAGGGATTGACGCTGGTGTAGTCGGCGATGTCGTAGCCGTCGTCACGCAGCGGCGAGGGGAAGAACGGCAGAATCCACAGGCAGGTGACGCCAAGGTCCTGCAGGTAATCGAGCTTGGAGATCAAGCCCTGGAAGTCGCCGATGCCGTCGTCGTTGGAGTCCGCGAAGGCGCGTACGTGCAACTCATAGATGATCGCGTCTTTGTACCAAAGTGGGTCGGTGGCGCTACAGGATTTCTTCACTCGTGAAATGCCTCTCTCGTGCGGGGCTTCTGAGGTGGTTGGATGCAGATTTGATGGTTCGCGGTGGTTATCGTAGTTGCCTGTTTTTCGTCGTCATCCGTAGAGGAAGGATGACGACGAAAAACAGACAACTATAAAGACTGCTGCGAGGCTTAGGGCTTCTACGGTCTCACAATCCGGAACACATGCGCCGGCATCACGCTGGGATTGAGCGCGACGTAGTTCCATTGGTCGTGCCATTGATAACGCGCGCCGGTAAGCAGGTCTTCGACCTCAAAGTTGCCCTGCCAGGGTAGGCCGAGCTTGTCGAGCGCGAGGTCGATGATCCCGGCCTGCTCATTGAGCGGATCGAGATTGACCGCTACGAGGATCGTGTCCGAAAAATCCGGGGTCGACTTCGAGTAGCAGAGCAGATTTGGATTGGGGCACGAGTGGAAGTGCAGGCTCTCGTTGCGCTGCAGCGCAGGGCTCGCGTCCCGAATCTTGTTGAGTTGCGTGATGAGTGGGGCAATGGACAGCGGCGATGAGCGATCCCACTCGCGAATCTGGTACTTTTCGCTGTCGAGATACTCTTCCGATCCGGTCTTTCCGGGTGACGGCTTCGCGGGACGGCCCTCGCACAGCTCATAGGCCGGGCCGTAGATGCCGTAGTTGGCAGACAGTGTGGCTGCCAGGATCACGCGCTGCATGAACATGGGCCGTCCGCCGGTCTGGAGCTGTTCGTGCAGAATGTCGGGCGTATTCGGCCAGACGTTGGGGCGGAAGAAGTCCGAGACGGGTGGCTTCGTCAGCTCTTCAAAGTAGCTTTGCAGCCCAGGTTTATCGGTGCGCCAGGTGAAATAGGTGTAGCTCTGGGTAAAGCCGCTCTTAGCCAGCGAGTACATGACGTGCGGACGCGTAAAGGCTTCGGCGAGGAAGAGGGCGTCGGGCGCGACGGCCTGGACCTCCGCGATGCACCACTCCCAGAAGGGCAGAGCCTTGGTGTGGGGGTTATCGACGCGGAAGACGCGCACGCCGCGATCGACCCAGAACTTGAAGACGCCAAAGAGAGCGTCCCAGAGGCCGCGCCAGTCGCTCGACTCGAAGTTCAGCGGGTAGATGTCCTGATATTTCTTCGGGGGATTTTCGGCGTATTGAATCGTGCCGTCCGGACGGTGAACGAACCAGGCAGGATGTTGTTTCACCCAGGGGTGATCGGGCGAGCACTGGAAGGCGATGTCCAGCGCCAGTTCCATGCTCTGCGCTTGCGCCGCCTTTACCAGGTCGTCGAAGTCGGCCAGTGTGCCCAGCTTCGGATGAATCTCGGTGTGGCCACCCTCTGCCGCGCCGATCGCCCAGGGACTGCCCTCCTCGCCGGGCTCGGCAGTTACGGAGTTGTTCTTCCCCTTGCGGTACGCGACACCGATGGGGTGGATCGGAGGCATGTAGACCACGTCGAAACCCATCGCGGCGATCTCCGGAAGCCGGGCCTCGACGTCTTTCAAGGTGCCGTGCCGGCCTGCAACCGGCGAGGCGGAGCGCGGAAACAACTCATACCAGCTCGAAAAGCGAGCGCGTTCGCGATCCACCCACAGAGGCAACTCCACTGGGTACTTCGTGGCGAATGAGAGGTCGGGATACTTCGCCGCAAGCGCTTCCAGCTCGGCAGTGATGGGCGACTCGTAGAACGGCAGGTTCGCCTCGGCGAGCGCGCGCAGTTGTCCCGCAGCAAGCTTTAGTGCCTTTGCGTCGGCTCCCTTGGCCCGCGAAGAGGCTGCATCCAGATGGTTGGCTCCGATGCGGAGCGCCAGTGGAATGTCCTGCGGAGCCGTTTGCTGCGTTGGCTCTTTAGGGTCTGGTTGAGCTGCCAGCCGTTTGCCGAGATCATGTACCCATGTGTCGAAGTGGTCGACCCAGGCTTCGACAGTGAAGTTCCAGGGGCCGAGCTTGTCGACGGAAAAGGTTGCCGTCCACAGATCGTTTGAAAGCTCGCTGAAGGGAACGGAACTCCATTTGCGCTGCGAGGAGTGCCGATACAGCAGGCGGGCTGCAACATGATCGTGGCCATCGCCAAAGATCGCTGCCGTGACCTCGACGAGGTCTCCGACGACGCGTTTTGCGGGATAGCGGCCTGCATCGACCTGGGGTTGAATCTCTTCGATGACAATGCGGCGGCGGCCTTCACTTGGTTTCATGCTGTACGTCTCTCCTGCGTCAATCTTTATGTAAATTCAATCGTTTGCAGACAACGCGAAACGCTTGTCCGGCTACGACGCATCCAACGGTGGAAGATGTCTTTCCAGCGTCTCCACCTTACACCGTTCTTTCTCTAGGGTAAGGGATGCGCCGGGGTAAGAGCTGGTTGTGCCGTGGATAGTGATAGGGCGGAG encodes:
- the treS gene encoding maltose alpha-D-glucosyltransferase, coding for MKKSCSATDPLWYKDAIIYELHVRAFADSNDDGIGDFQGLISKLDYLQDLGVTCLWILPFFPSPLRDDGYDIADYTSVNPSYGTIADFQQFLDAAHARNMQVMIELVINHTSDQHPWFQRARHAPKGSPERDYYVWSDSDQIYKDARIIFTDTEKSNWTWDEEAQQYYWHRFFSHQPDLNFDNPAVMEEVLKAMRFWLDMGVDAMRMDAIPYLVERDGTNCENLPETHAAIKAIRAAIDEGYENRLVLAEANQWPADVRPYFGDGDECHMAFHFPLMPRMYMALRQEDRLPITDIMAQTPDIPANCQWGLFLRNHDELTLEMVTDDERDYMYMAYSADPRMRVNVGIRRRLAPLLDNNRRRIELMNSLLLSFPGTPIMYYGDELGMGDNIYLGDRNGVRTPMQWNSDRNAGFSKAVPARLYFPVIMDPIWGYQAINVEAQLSDPSSLLHWTRNMIALRKLFQVFGRGSLEFLHPSNRKVLAYIRDHKYEDGASETVLCVANLSRFAQPVALDLAQFAGRQPMEMLGYVAFPEITDQPYTLTLAPYSFFWLELQPAPPKPEAPTIESPAEHEALAGIVPNKTQASPTLSIGILLQGGGHELLQQLLPNYLEQQRWFGSKSRKIRSATVGSSLALANSEYAVTLIDVTYDNGSTERYQLPLAIAAGDAAETLRKNSPKAILATLGDASSGSVLYDATASEGFRQALLEMFITSPKADATLVASHSPAFDPASLSQTESRVGSAEQSNTSLLFGQTAILKLFRRLQPGENPDVEISRFLTDVAHFDRIPAYLGELHHEADGTTLAFLQAFAANEGDGWSWFSEELIRFYESVANSPQPASYGKPASFLVEAEIPLDAQEHAGFSLEAAALIGTRTAQMHLALATPTDDAAFTAEITAAKDLALDSARIREQVEHTLGALKRNLAAIPDDLVDGAALLLSHRSELLKRTQSLAAAAPEAFGQRIRSHGDYHLGQLLHVKSDFLIVDFEGEPARPLEERRLKQSPLKDVAGMLRSFSYASRSTLDRYTQRRPEHSVTLAGWASLWENAVSTKFLQAYRDAIHAAGTQGESLLPKSSQADTMLRALLLEKSLYELLYELNNRPDWLHIPLSGLLALARDTA
- a CDS encoding acyl carrier protein, with the translated sequence MQQHDIYERLTTIFHDLFDDDSIELSPGLTAADVPEWDSFNHINLIVAIESRFGIKFQTAELESMHTVGHLADIVQSKLVAQGR
- a CDS encoding alpha-1,4-glucan--maltose-1-phosphate maltosyltransferase, whose protein sequence is MKPSEGRRRIVIEEIQPQVDAGRYPAKRVVGDLVEVTAAIFGDGHDHVAARLLYRHSSQRKWSSVPFSELSNDLWTATFSVDKLGPWNFTVEAWVDHFDTWVHDLGKRLAAQPDPKEPTQQTAPQDIPLALRIGANHLDAASSRAKGADAKALKLAAGQLRALAEANLPFYESPITAELEALAAKYPDLSFATKYPVELPLWVDRERARFSSWYELFPRSASPVAGRHGTLKDVEARLPEIAAMGFDVVYMPPIHPIGVAYRKGKNNSVTAEPGEEGSPWAIGAAEGGHTEIHPKLGTLADFDDLVKAAQAQSMELALDIAFQCSPDHPWVKQHPAWFVHRPDGTIQYAENPPKKYQDIYPLNFESSDWRGLWDALFGVFKFWVDRGVRVFRVDNPHTKALPFWEWCIAEVQAVAPDALFLAEAFTRPHVMYSLAKSGFTQSYTYFTWRTDKPGLQSYFEELTKPPVSDFFRPNVWPNTPDILHEQLQTGGRPMFMQRVILAATLSANYGIYGPAYELCEGRPAKPSPGKTGSEEYLDSEKYQIREWDRSSPLSIAPLITQLNKIRDASPALQRNESLHFHSCPNPNLLCYSKSTPDFSDTILVAVNLDPLNEQAGIIDLALDKLGLPWQGNFEVEDLLTGARYQWHDQWNYVALNPSVMPAHVFRIVRP